The genomic region ATACTAGTTGATCATTATAATAAGTGTGTTATTGCAAATACTCATAATAAGATTTTTCTTGTGTATTAAATTTTATCAATTAAATATAGAAGTGAATCATAGATTAATGGAAAAAATCTAAATTACTTCATCAGGATAAATCTTCTTTGGATAAGTGCTGAAAAGCGCTTTTAACGATTAAGCTGCTTGATTTCCATCCATTAATTATGCTGAGACTTAACAAAGTGTTAGATCTTTGCCACTCACCAATATGATGTTAATCGGTTGGATAGTGTTCATCTATCCATTTGATAATATCATCAGATTCTAACATCGCTTTTCCATCTATCATTAAACAGGGGACTTGCTTCTTTCCGCTAAGTGAGATCAATTCCTCCATTATTTCTGCGCTTTCAGTAATATTCTTCCAAGGAATCTTCACACCCTTTTTTTCCAAAAAGTCGATTACTTTAATGCAATAGGGGCATCCTGGTTTGTGGTATAGGACTAACTCTGGCATATGCAACTCCTGATTAGAATTTTGGAATTAGTTTTATCGGGTTCATATCAGCTTTACTCTTGATACTATCGATATTTTATAGATTCATTTTAATAATTTAAATATATGATTCCCAATAAGTCCATAATAATTTGAATGTCCGTTAGAATATTTTTTATTTCACAATAATAAGTAACTAAAATCCAATTTTTATAATTGTCTAATTATGATAATGTAAAATGATTTCAATTTAATCTTAAATAATGTTCTGAAATATCCGATCTAATAAGAAATGGTAGATTCTTTGTATGAAATATTCAAATAGGTGTATTTAGTCTTATTCAATGAAAAAATATCATCCATATTGTGTAAAATATATTGCTGTTCATATCTTATTGCTCGCTTTCAATGCTAAGTTAAATGCTAATTATCCAAATATAGAGACACTAAAAAGCATTAGTATACAGAATGCCAAGATTAAAGCGCTAAGAAATGATGTAAGCAGATCAATTTATATAGTAAAGAGCAACAAGGATTCAAATCTTCTTCCAGAATTAAGGTTTTATAAATATAAGGTTCGTAAATATGATAGTTTTTGGAGGATATTGTCCACTACTTCTCTTAATATTGATACATTGGCTACCTGTAATGCTCTTTCATCACCCATGGATATCTACCCAGGTAAGGAGATATATATTTCCAATATGCGGGGTATTATATATAAGACAAAAAGGAATGAATCAATTGATGAAATAGCGAGAAAGTATAAAATAGATAAGAAATATATATATAATGTAAATAGGATAAACAAAGGTAATAAGAGCCATCTTTTCATTCCCTGTGCAAAAATATCAAATCTTGAGAAATCCCTCTTTATGGGTGTTGGATTTAAGTTCCCATTAAAAAGAGGAAAACGAACGTCAAATTTTGGACGTAGAAAAGATCCATTTAACAATAGAAATCAGTTTCATAGCGGAATAGATATTGCTTGTCCAATGAGGTCAAGGATATATGCAGCCAGATCAGGAAAGGTCTTTTTCATCGGTCGTAAAGGGGGGTATGGTTTGTTAGTTATAATCAAACATCCCCATAATTATTATAGTTACTATGGTCATTTAAGTAAAATCCTTGTTCAAAAGGGAAAGGATATTAAAAGGGGAAGCGTCATTGCTTTGTCTGGGAATAGCGGCAGGACAACTGGCCCTCACCTGCACTTTGAGATTAGAAAGGGTGACAAACCAATAAATCCAGGAATTCTGTTAAAATAGCTGAATAAGGTTATTCCCCAACACCAAAATATTTGATTATTTCATTTAACTTCTATACTAAACAGGGCGTGATAAGTCAACTTGCATCTTTCCGGATCAATTGGGTACAACTTCCCCTATACAAATTCTCCTGTTATGTGGGATAGGAATCAGACTTCTCAATGAGAGAATGAAAATTTGGTCTATTTTATAGCTTTGGAATGGGATCGCGTTAATATATTTGGGATTTCATCAAATAGTAATTTATCCAAATCATTTATTTTTATTAGAAGTATAAAATATTTACTAACGCTATTAGATTATGTTAAATCATACTTGATTTATGTATGCATTCTTGACATAATATCTTCTATAAATTGATGCTATCATGGATAGGGGATGCTGATCATTAGCCTGAGTGGGTTAGTACAAATAGGTGACTATATCTTATAACAATTAAAAAAATTCTATAATGATCAACTATCCTATAGAATAACACTCAATTACAAAAAAGACTGTTATTTGAATCTCTAGTCATATATACACTAATACCAATAGCTTAATATTATGAAGACACCACAAAAAAAAGAAAAAGAGAATAAGAAGATTAAGGATGATAGCCTTTGGGGCCTCCTTTCCCCCTATAAGGCAAATCATACATATTTTCGATTACTTATATGTGAAGAGGAAGATAATATTGTCCTTCAAATAACTGATAATCCTAAGAATTGGTTGAACCCGATGCAGGATAAATATCGGAGTTACAAACAATTAAAAAGGTCTGAGATTGATACTGTAAAACTTTCTACAAAGTATCTTTTACCCAGGCATCTTATTAACCAAATAGGACCAACATTAGGAATGAAGTTACCCTCTGATAAGTGTACGATAATTGATAATATTGATGAAGATGGATGTTTCAATATTGAAATCCCCCTTGAGTTTATGGCTGAAATTGTTCAAAATGTTAAGAAAATAATAAACCTCTCTCCGCAAAAGAAGTATGAATTATTGGAAAGATATTTAGCTGAAAATTCTGAGGAAAAAGAAAATGGCTGATGAGATATCACAATATGAATCATTAAATGAAAAATCAAAGTTAATTGATATAGCCCTGAAACATACTAATAATGATATGGGAAAAGCCAAACTTATGGCGTCAGGAGCCTATTTTGATGTGGAAATAATAAAGGGTAAGTTTGCCATAGAAAGAACGAGTGTTTTTGGTGTTTTTCTTGTCTTTATTAACATTATAAATGAATACATAATGAATATGAAAGCTTTACTTTTGAACACTAATATCGCTTATTCAAAAGTGAATATTTTCGATAACTGGAAAACCTATAATATCGATTTTGAGAATTTTGTTGAAAAGGAAGGGGAAAACGCAATCCAACCATACAACTTCACAAATCATATAATCGAAGCCCTGGAGGGCTATAATATCTTTAGTGATGTCGGGGAAGAAGATATTGAAAAGTTAACCGCAATAATTAGAGATGTGATCATGAAGTTTTATAAATCTGATAGGTTGAACTGTCAAATAGCTATGGAAAAATCCAGTTCGTTAGCCCTTGAGCTAGAGGGTATTCCAGTCATAGCTGCAACGCAATCGGAAAAACACGCAGAGACTGAGGATATTGAGAAAGGGGATGAGAATGTTTCTAATATTGAAAAAACCGCTGATCATGTAATTGATGGGAGGGTGATTGTTTCACCTATTAAAGGGAAGTATATCAATGATATAAAGGTTGGCGATAAGATTAAGGTTTTGTTTACCAGCGCTGATAACAAATCGCAATATATTGCTAAAAAGCTGGATGCTTTTTCAGAGGATGGGGAATTTTTGCCGGTAAACGCTAGAGTAAAAGAAAAGATACAGTTAGATAAAAGCGGATTCCTTATCTATGGATTAATCGCAAAAAACATACTCGTAAAAATCATTGAAGAGGAGAATGTAAAAATTGAAGTAGACTCCTATCAAAGCAATATCCAAAGTGAAAAAAAAGGTTATAGTAAAAAAGAGAGAGGGAAAAAGGAATCTGATAGACTAGTTTATTATATAATTTTATCGATAGGACTTATCGTTGTTTTAGCTTTTATATTATTATCAATGTTATAATCTAATTTGTAATTACCATCAACCCCCTGACAAATGCATAACGCGATTAACTGCAATCAGCATACATATTGATTTAGGATAAGGCATTTAATTTGTTGGATAGCGCCTTACTTAAATTGATTGACCTGCATATATGAAAGGACGTATGTGTCATTTAGCGTGCCTCAACCGCGCTTAGTAAACATTAAGCTTGGGAATCATTCTTGTTTAAGGAAATATCTGAAATTCTATTTTTTTGGGGAAGCATTGAAGCGATGCATCCCTGATAGGTTTAACCTCTTTTATATTAATATTTGTTAAAGAAGATAGATATTAATGTTTTACCCCTTCTCTAAAAGTATAGTAATCTCATTTATCATTTTTCTATGCATGTATGGGATATCTTTATCCCAAATGCCGGATTGGATATTGATTATTGATAGAGACAGGAATAAATTTTTTTTTGATAAAAATGGGAAGGTGCGGACGTTAGGGGAACCCGAATTTGAATATAAGTCAGTTTCAATTGAGGGCTTGGATTATTACCTAAATCACGGCATTGAGCTTATTCATAGGCATCATAAGGTTGATGGCTTGACGCTTTTGAAATCCATTATGACCCTGCCAGTAACAAATCATATGATCTATGAAGCCAAATCCCGAGCCTCTAGGGAGATAAATTATATGAAAAAGAAGGAAGGGGTTCGGTTTGAGATACTAAGTAATAGGGCTTCACTTTTGTTATGCCGAAATGATGAAATTACAACACTTACTAACGACAGGATGCTCTACTCAATAAAGTTACCCAAGGGATTCAGGATTATTAATAAAAATGTGAGAGAAAAACCAAAATATTTATATTATGGTGTTTCGTTAGGCATTAACCTAGAGGGCAGGGATATTGATAATAGCGGCTATGATTTGTTACTAGCAATCGATAGTGAAAGATTTTCCGCTCCTATCAGATCAGTAAAAAGGCTTGAAGCAAACTGGAGAAGAATTCTTGGGTCAGATACATTTATTAGAAAAATAATAGAGGTTGGCAAAGATAAAATTGTATATAGCTACAGGGATAAGGCCCATCCAAATTATGCAGGTATTGAGGGGTTTTATTATAAAAATAGATATGGTTATTTTCTGAAGATAATCTGTGCAGGGGAAACCTTTATCAAATACAGAGACAGAATTCTTATGTTAGTGAAGAGTTTTCACCTATAGAAAATGTTTTGTATAGTGGATAACGTTAAATATTCAATTTATAAGTATTTGTATGCAGGATTGATTTTTGATCCTTATCATGTCACTTATTGCTAGGAAAGTAGCGTTTATGCTTTTGCTTATTATTTTTATCTATAAACTCTTGACTTTTCTTCAATAGTTAGTTATTTGGTATGTTCAAATACTTCAATTCAATCTTATAATCTCGGCTGGAATTTTATCACATATAAATAAATTGTAAAAAAATTTCCTTTCTGTTGATAGTTCGTAGTTAATGCTATATATTATATATATAATCAGTTTATAGTGTTATAACAATGAGTCGATATCTATTATTGATATTGACTATATCCAATTATATGTGATTATGACAGAATATCTTAAGTACACTTATAACATAAGTCTTTATAAGTTTAGTTATTATAAAAACTTAAATATATGAGATTCTGTCCTACCAAAGTTAGGGGTGATCTTTTCATCCAAATATCTCAATAAATATTATATATTATATAATTTAGTAAATTTTGTATATTTAGATTAACATTTGTTTTGATGAAACGATGGGAAAACAGGGATGAATTATGGTCTAATTCTTAGACCTAGTAAAGATTAGAAAAGGGAGTTTTATTTTAACATTGAGATATTTTAAAGATTAGATGAGGTAAAAAATGAAAGTAGTGATTGTTATAATGCTATCTTTATCTTTATTCATAGCTGGTTGTGTCACAATTACTGGTGAATATACTGGCCATTATCTATCTGATAAAAGGCACGGACAGGGCACCTGCATATATGGAAATGGAGATAAATACATTGGTGAGTGGAAGGATAACAAGAAACATGGTCAGGGAATTTTGTATTATGTTGATGGCGGAAAATATGTAGGTGAATGGAAGGATGACAAGATGCATGGAGAGGGAAAATTATATTATCAGGATGGCAGAATATTCGCAGGTCATTGGGAGAATGACGAGCGACTTAGTCATGGAATTTTAATATGGGAGAATGGCGATAAATATATTGGTGATTTTATTGATGATATTAGACATGGTCATGGTACGTATATTTATAGTGAAGAGTCAAGATGGGCAGGCAATAAATATATTGGCGACTGGAAAGAAGACAGGATGCATGGATCAGGGACCTATTATTATGCTGATGGCTCAAAATATGTAGGTCAATGGGAAAATGGCGCTCAGCATGGGCAGGGCACAATGCTCTATTCAAACGGCGATAAATACGTTGGCGATTGGAATAATGATAATAGGGATGGTCATGGAACCTATTATTATGTTGATGGCAAGAAATATGTGGGTCAATGGAAAAATGATAATATGTATGGAGATGGGGCATATTATTACTTATTAAAGTCATCAGAAGAGAATATTGAGGAATTGGTTATCGCATGGGAAAAGGTGGAGAATGCCGAGAAATATATCATATCCAGGTCACCGTCATTAACCGGCAATTTTACAGAAATAGGGACAACAAATGATACAACCTATAATGATACAAGAACAGAACCTGGAAGCGTTTATTATTATAAGATTCAAGCTCTTTCTTACACAGATGAGGTTTTCAATCAATCAGCAACAATAAATAAGGATCTATACCTGAGAAGCATTATCCCTGGTTGGGGTCAATACTATTCAGGCAAAACCACAAAGAGTTACATTTTTGCTGGTGGTTTTGTGATATCAGGGGGGCTGCTGGCATGGTCTCTGTCCAATCAAAGGAGCAAGTACCAAGATTATAATGATTTACATGACGAAGCTGATAGATCTGCCTATGACAAGAAATGGGATGATTATGAAAAGGCAACTTATTTAACATGGGGAATGGTGAGCCTTTTGGGAGTCGTTTATGCCTTGAATTGGATAGATGTTTTATTTTTTAATGAGATTGAATTTGATCAGGAGAAGCAATTAATAACCAGCGCAGCTAATGATTCTAGCGCTTATTTCAGGTTTAATATATTTCAGGATGAAAAACCTATCAACGGCAACGGTGTTTTTTTTAGTATCAATGTCAATTACTGATAGGAGGTTGTGACAACATGAAAATAAAGTATTTTTTTCTAATTATTAGCATAATCACATCAGTGTCTTTAATAAGCGGGTGCAAAGAGGATAGAGATAATCCTTCAGATTATATTAATTTTGAGACCGTAGCTTCTCCAGATTTCTCGCCAGCGCCTGGAAGCTATGATCACGACATCAATGTAGAAATAACATGTGACACGACTGATGCTGAGATTTATTATACAACCGATGATTCACTTCCTACTAAGGGTTCGCCAATCTATTCATCAGGAATAAGTGTTGTCGGTCACGGCGCTACAATTAAAATCATGGCAATGGCTGCTCGTGCCATGATGAACGACAGCACTGTCATAACCGCCGAATATACAATAGACTACAACAGGGTGTCCAGGCCTGAGTTCTCACTAGAAAGCGGAACATACCACCAGGATGTAAGCGTTGAGATTAGCTGCTCTACAGAAGACTCGACAATCTACTATACTACTGACAGCAATGATCCAACTATAGAATCAAATGAATATTCAGGTCCGATCTCTGTTTCCGGTCATGGCACTGTTATGGAAATTAGAGCCATCGCAGTGAAGGACCAGATGCTGGATAGCGAGGTAGTTAGCGCTACTTATGAGATAGAATACGATACTCAGGTGATTACACCTACATTTAATCCATATAACTCTTCAGGATATAGCTCACAGAAACCTTTTGATGTAGAAATTGAATGCGCCACATCAGACGCTACGATTTATTATACTACAACAATCACAACTGATGGCAGTGAACCTGCTGATCCTGCTGATCCTACTGAAACCTCAGATGTATACACATCGCCGATTTCATTGGTTGCGGATAATACAAAAATGAAAATAAAGGCATTTGCAGTTAAGAGTCAAATGCTGGATAGTGAGATTAGAAGCGCTTTTTATGAAGTACATTACGACCAGGTATCGACACCACAGTTTGTTCCTCTGGAGGGTACATATAATGAGGATAGAGATATCGTGATAGCTTGTAGCACAGAGGATGCTAATATTTATTATACAATAGCTACTACAACAAATGGTGATGATCCAGGTGACCCAGGTGATCCTTTAGTTGTGGGAACTCCATATGCAGGATCGATTGAAGTGCATGGTCATAATAATAGAACGAGAATCAATGCTGTTGCGAAATGCGAGGGTTGTCCAGATGCTCCATTAAGTGATAGTACTATAGCAAGTGCATATTATATAATATTGGATAATGTTCGTCCTGCCGTAACATCCTTTGTCGTATCACCAGGTGATGAGCTGACAAACAATAGAAATATTACATTTACTTTAGCAGGTGACGATGATGATGCTGTAACAGGTGGAGTCGTAGGGTGGTTGATAAATGAATCACCAGCGACACCTGACCCAGATGACGTTGGATGGATGCCGGGCACACCTATCCCTTCTTCCTATGAATTATCTACTGGTGATGGAGTTAAGACAGTATTTGCATGGGCAAAGGATGAAGCTGATAATGTAAGTATTTCGACTTCCAATTCTCAATTTAGTGTAGTTTTAGATCAAACTCCGCCAACAGTAGAAATTACGTCGAGCGAAACAAGTCCGACAAGCAGTGATCCTATTCCTGTAACTATCACCTTTAGTGAAGAGGTGACAGGTTTTGTTGTAGGGGATATTTCTGTAGGGAATGGTGTTGCAAGCAACTTGTTGACTCCTCCAGCACCTGATCCTGACAATAATGTTGTATTTACTGTAGATATTGAACCGGATGGAGATGGTACGGTTACAGTCAATATATCAGATAGTGTTGCTCAGGATTTGGCTGGTAATGGGAATATTGCAGCTAGTGAATTTAGTATTCTCTATGATGGAAATCCTCCCACAGTGACGGGAGTAACACCCTTGACATTGAATGATTCAGATGTAGGTGCGGTGAATGTTACAATTACCTTCAGCGAGTCAATGGATACGTCAATAAATCCTTCACCTACAATTTCAGGATTAGCGAGAGCTTATATTATTACAGGTTCTAGTTGGGGCAATGGCAATACTGTATGGAGCGGTACTTTTATGTTTGTTGATGATGATGAAGATGCGACAGGAACGTATAACATTAGCGGTTTTACAGATGTAGCTGGCAATGTTATGTCATCTGATAGCAGCAATACAGTTAGTGTTGATACTCAAAATCCCACGGTGACAGGAATAACGCCGTCGTCTTTGAATGATTCAGATGTCGGCGTAGTGAATGTTACTATTACCTTTAGTGAGTCAATGAATACATCGATAAATGCTTCGCCAACGATTTCAGGATTAGCGAGAGCTTATATTGTTTCAGGTTCTAGTTGGGACAGTGGCAATACTCAATGGAACGGCACATTTACGTTTGTTGATGATGATGAAGAAGCGACAGGAACGTATAACATTAGCGATTTTACAGATGCCGCTGGCAATGTTATGTCATCAGATAGCAGCAATACAGTTAGTGTTGATACTATGCAACCCACAGTATCCATTAGCTCGAGTGAGTCCAGTCCCACGAACAACAATCCGTTTCCAGTGACGATAACCTTTAGTGAGGTAGTAAGCGGTTTTGCCGTTGGAGATATTTCAGTAGGCAATGGTAGCGCTGGTAATTTTAATACCTCAGATAATATAGTGTACACGGTTGATATAACCCCATCTGGAGACCCTGTAACAGTAGATATAGGTGGTGGAGTATGTGTTGATTTGGCTGGTAATAGTAATACAGCAGCAGGTCAGTTCAGTATTGCTTATGATGGGATTGCGCCTACAGTATCCATTAGCTCGAGTGAGTCCAGTCCCACGAACAGCAATCCGATTCCAGTGATGATAACCTTTAGTGAGGTAGTAAGCGGTTTTGCCGTTGGAGATATTTCAGTAGGCAATGGTAGCGCTGGTAATTTTAATACCTCAGATAATATAGTGTACACGGTTGATATAACCCCATCTNNNNNNNNNNNNNNNNNNNNNNNNNNNNNNNNNNNNNNNNNNNNNNNNNNNNNNNNNNNNNNNNNNNNNNNNNNNNNNNNNNNNNNNNNNNNNNNNNNNNGGAGACCTTGTAACAGTAACAGTGGATGTAGGTGGTGGAGTATGCACAGATTTGGCTGGTAATAGTAATACAGCGGCAGGTCAGTTTAGCATAGTGTATGATTCTACTGCATCTTTAATGATGTCTGGGGGGGGTGATTTAGGTATAGGGTCTGAAGGTAATCTCCCATCACCAACAGGTCTAGCCGCTTCTGACAGCGTTCATACTGGATTTATTCGAATAACATGGAACACTGTGGCGGATGTTGATGCATACTTTATATATAGAGATAACTCAGAGTCAGGATCCTTTGCCAATGTAGTAGGCACAGTAGCTTCAACAACCTATGACGACACATCTGCTGTTGCAGGAACTACTTATTACTACAGGGTAAAGGCTTATAGTTCAATTTCAGATACATTCAGCGGTTTTAGCGGAACTGATTCAGGAGTGAGGGCTTTCAGTGCTTTATCAGCTCCCACAGGTGTAAGCGCTTCAGATGGCACGGATGCTGATTATGTAAAGATAAGATGGAATAGTGTTGTTGGCGCTGATTCCTATTATGTATATAGAGATGTCTCTGAAAGCGGTAAATTTATAGATGTAATTGGCACAATAGCTTCGACGAGTTTTGAAGATACATCGGCTGTGGTTGGAACAAGATACTACTATAAGCTCAAAGCAAACAATTCAAGTTCAGGCGTATTCAGCGACTTCAGCGACTCTGATGAAGGATGGAGATTATCCGGCACAGTCGGTCAATCGATAGTTGCCCCTGAAGATGGAGGCGTTGAGCCGACTCCATCTGATGGAGAAGAGCCATCGAATGAAGAGGATGCGGAGGATCTGATCTATTGGAATAAACAAATTGACGATGATACCAATGAAAATAGCAATGACTTTGCCAGGTCAGTGACAACAGATGTTGATGGCAATGTGTATGTTGTCGGATCTGCAAACAATTGCGATTGGTGGATCAAGAAGTTTGACACCGATGGCAATGAGGATACGATGAATTGGGATAAGAGGTTTGACGGAACCGGAGGCGACGATGCGGTTAATTCGATAGCGGTTGATCCTGATGGTAATGTGTATATAGTAGGGTATGGGTCTAATCTTGTGGGAGAGGCGAGTGGTCTGGATCTATGGGTAAAGCGATTTGATAGTAATGGAATTGAGGACACGGTGAATTGGGACAAGAGGTTTGACGGAACCGGAGGCGACGACGCGGTTAATTCGGTCGCTGTTGATCCTGATGGCAATGTGTATGTAGGAGGGTATGGGTCTAATCTTGTGGGAGATGCTAGCGGTTTAGATCTATGGATAAAGCGATTTGATAGTAATGGAATTGAGGACACGGTGAATTGGGACAAGAGGTTTGACGGAATCGGAGGCGACGATGCGGTTAATTCGATAGCAGTTGATCCTGATGGCAATGTGTATGTAGTGGGGTATGGGTCTAATCTTGTGGGAGAGGCGAGTGGTTTGGATCTGTGGATAAAGAAGTTTGATAGCGATGGGAATGAGGATATGATAAATTGGGATATGATGTTTGATGGAAATAATAGTAATGATGAAGTCAGTTCAGCGGCGGTAGATTCTGAAGGTAGTGTATATATTGTTGGATATGGAAATAACCTCGTTCAAGAGTCAAGCGGTGAGGATTGGTGGATAAAGAAATTTGATAGTGAAGGTAAAGAGGATACAATAGGTTGGAATATGATGATTGATGGAAATGAGGGTGATGATACAGCCTATTCGGTAGTTGTTGATTCGGGAGACAATGTGTATGTTGCTGGATATGGATCTGATCTTGTGAATCAGATAAGTAGTTTAGACCTGTGGATCAAGAGGTATGATCGCAATGGAGTCGAGGACATAACTAACTGGAGAGATAGATGGTATGATGGGAATGGTAGTGATGATGTTGTTAATTCAATAGCAATAGATATTGAAGGCAATGTGTATATTGTGGGTTTTGGTGTTAATCTTGTTAATGAATTAAGCGCTGAAGATTGGTGGATAAAGAAATTTAATAAATAATAGTTGACATAAAACGACAAATATTATGCTTATGGTTTGAAGTTGGAATTAGAATAGCATAAATAAGTTTTACTGTGTTTGATAACTTTCGAGTTTCGTGTTAAGGATTGGCCTAACTGAGTAAACCGACAGAAGAACACGAAGCTCGAAATTATATATTAGCTACCAATACCCTCTTAGTTTATTGAAAATCAAGCCAAGTACGACGAAATTCCCCTCGCTACATAATGTTAGGATTGCCATCGAGTGATTCCGGGTGGAATATTTTAAACTCACAAAATGGCGCTATCATAACCTGCAAAGGCACTATAAAACCATTTATCTCAAACAATAATTACATCATAAGGATTCAGGGTGTTGGTAAAAAGCGTACTACTAATATTGATTATTGATTGGTAGTATTTTATGTATCAGTAATAATCTATTCCCCTCTCCCATTGATATATGAAGAATCAGGGATGATGATGAAAACCTATGATTCCTTATACTACTTTTAGGATGAGTTGTGAAATTATTGAAATTCTGTGATATATATGATATAATAGGAGGATATAGTGCAATATAATATATGGAAAAATTTATCGTTTTTGTATATTTTGATATTATTTATTATGTTACTATTAAATTGTAATTCATCTACTCCACAGCAAGGCGCTAAGAAGTGGGAGTATAAGGTTATAGAAATAACCTTTAAGAACAGTCGAGGAGAAGAGCCTTTTCTGAATGAATATGGAAAAGCCGGTTGGGAGTTAATACAAAAATCTGGGAATGAATACATATTTAAGAGGTGATATTTCATCATATGGTCAGTATTTAATCCTGATTAAGACTGATAATTAGATGGAAGAATATTTCTTAGATACTTCTCCCATGACATTAATGAGAAAAGTAATATTAAGAATGTATAATATGGACTTTTCAGGTTTATTGTTCATTCAATGTATGAAAGAATATTGCTTGATCCTTTACATGTAATTCATTGTGCTATAAGTAGCATTCATGCTTTTGTGTATAATATTTACCTATAACCTCTTGACTTTTTCCCATTGATAGTTAACGAGTGTGAATTAATAATACGATTTACTGTATGATCAATGTCCTGATTGAAGCGTAATCCTTAAGTAAATATATGGAGGAAATAACTTGCACGCTAGAAGAAATAGAATAGTCATACAGTTGCATTCTTTGCTTGATGTCTGCTTGATCGTTGCTGCATTTGTAATAGCTTACTTCATTAGAAGAGATCTGTTACCTCCACCCTTTGGGACTCTGCATATATCTCCAAATTATTATATAATTTTACTTATTATCATAATAATCTGGTATGTTTTTTTTACAATTTTTAAAGTATATACTCCCTATAGTGAAAGGGGATTTGTCTTTATATATCGTCAAGTATTTAAGGCTGTAAGCGTTGGGATGATTGTTTTGATCACATCCCTTTATATTGTGAAAATACCTGATGTGAGTCGTCTCCTATTGGGTATATTTTATTTCATTAACCTATTATTGCTTTTTATTAGTAAGGGACTTATATATTTTATATGGCGAAAATATGGGAGTGCAGAGCATAATATCAGTAACATTATCATT from Spirochaetota bacterium harbors:
- a CDS encoding glutaredoxin, which translates into the protein MPELVLYHKPGCPYCIKVIDFLEKKGVKIPWKNITESAEIMEELISLSGKKQVPCLMIDGKAMLESDDIIKWIDEHYPTD
- a CDS encoding LysM peptidoglycan-binding domain-containing M23 family metallopeptidase, whose product is MKKYHPYCVKYIAVHILLLAFNAKLNANYPNIETLKSISIQNAKIKALRNDVSRSIYIVKSNKDSNLLPELRFYKYKVRKYDSFWRILSTTSLNIDTLATCNALSSPMDIYPGKEIYISNMRGIIYKTKRNESIDEIARKYKIDKKYIYNVNRINKGNKSHLFIPCAKISNLEKSLFMGVGFKFPLKRGKRTSNFGRRKDPFNNRNQFHSGIDIACPMRSRIYAARSGKVFFIGRKGGYGLLVIIKHPHNYYSYYGHLSKILVQKGKDIKRGSVIALSGNSGRTTGPHLHFEIRKGDKPINPGILLK
- a CDS encoding chitobiase/beta-hexosaminidase C-terminal domain-containing protein, with the translated sequence MKIKYFFLIISIITSVSLISGCKEDRDNPSDYINFETVASPDFSPAPGSYDHDINVEITCDTTDAEIYYTTDDSLPTKGSPIYSSGISVVGHGATIKIMAMAARAMMNDSTVITAEYTIDYNRVSRPEFSLESGTYHQDVSVEISCSTEDSTIYYTTDSNDPTIESNEYSGPISVSGHGTVMEIRAIAVKDQMLDSEVVSATYEIEYDTQVITPTFNPYNSSGYSSQKPFDVEIECATSDATIYYTTTITTDGSEPADPADPTETSDVYTSPISLVADNTKMKIKAFAVKSQMLDSEIRSAFYEVHYDQVSTPQFVPLEGTYNEDRDIVIACSTEDANIYYTIATTTNGDDPGDPGDPLVVGTPYAGSIEVHGHNNRTRINAVAKCEGCPDAPLSDSTIASAYYIILDNVRPAVTSFVVSPGDELTNNRNITFTLAGDDDDAVTGGVVGWLINESPATPDPDDVGWMPGTPIPSSYELSTGDGVKTVFAWAKDEADNVSISTSNSQFSVVLDQTPPTVEITSSETSPTSSDPIPVTITFSEEVTGFVVGDISVGNGVASNLLTPPAPDPDNNVVFTVDIEPDGDGTVTVNISDSVAQDLAGNGNIAASEFSILYDGNPPTVTGVTPLTLNDSDVGAVNVTITFSESMDTSINPSPTISGLARAYIITGSSWGNGNTVWSGTFMFVDDDEDATGTYNISGFTDVAGNVMSSDSSNTVSVDTQNPTVTGITPSSLNDSDVGVVNVTITFSESMNTSINASPTISGLARAYIVSGSSWDSGNTQWNGTFTFVDDDEEATGTYNISDFTDAAGNVMSSDSSNTVSVDTMQPTVSISSSESSPTNNNPFPVTITFSEVVSGFAVGDISVGNGSAGNFNTSDNIVYTVDITPSGDPVTVDIGGGVCVDLAGNSNTAAGQFSIAYDGIAPTVSISSSESSPTNSNPIPVMITFSEVVSGFAVGDISVGNGSAGNFNTSDNIVYTVDITPS
- a CDS encoding SBBP repeat-containing protein translates to GDLVTVTVDVGGGVCTDLAGNSNTAAGQFSIVYDSTASLMMSGGGDLGIGSEGNLPSPTGLAASDSVHTGFIRITWNTVADVDAYFIYRDNSESGSFANVVGTVASTTYDDTSAVAGTTYYYRVKAYSSISDTFSGFSGTDSGVRAFSALSAPTGVSASDGTDADYVKIRWNSVVGADSYYVYRDVSESGKFIDVIGTIASTSFEDTSAVVGTRYYYKLKANNSSSGVFSDFSDSDEGWRLSGTVGQSIVAPEDGGVEPTPSDGEEPSNEEDAEDLIYWNKQIDDDTNENSNDFARSVTTDVDGNVYVVGSANNCDWWIKKFDTDGNEDTMNWDKRFDGTGGDDAVNSIAVDPDGNVYIVGYGSNLVGEASGLDLWVKRFDSNGIEDTVNWDKRFDGTGGDDAVNSVAVDPDGNVYVGGYGSNLVGDASGLDLWIKRFDSNGIEDTVNWDKRFDGIGGDDAVNSIAVDPDGNVYVVGYGSNLVGEASGLDLWIKKFDSDGNEDMINWDMMFDGNNSNDEVSSAAVDSEGSVYIVGYGNNLVQESSGEDWWIKKFDSEGKEDTIGWNMMIDGNEGDDTAYSVVVDSGDNVYVAGYGSDLVNQISSLDLWIKRYDRNGVEDITNWRDRWYDGNGSDDVVNSIAIDIEGNVYIVGFGVNLVNELSAEDWWIKKFNK